The sequence TCAGGAGGAAATGCTGAGGAGAGGCCCCTTCACTTTTGCGTTGAGAGCTTGAGCTGATGTGGGCCTGGCAAGCCAGGGTTTGTTAGTCATTGGGTTAGGGGCAGGACAAGGCGGGGAGACTTGAAGGGGCTCTGCGGCTAGCCTCAGACTTAGTGGCGCGGCCTAACACAGTGAGGGAGCGTTCCCCACATCCACCTTGGAGTGGAGAGGCCTGAGGAAGGGCttttctgcctcccttcccccaaccctgGAGGGGGAGCTGACCAAGGGGAGGCTTAGTTCCTTCCAGTCTCTGTTTAATGTGAGGATAAACATTTTATGAGAGAAGATAAACTTCCTGAGCTGGGAGCAAATGACCCCATTATCCCCCACCCTCATCTGGAATCCTACTGGGAGACCTCAAAACCCTTCCTCTACCTAATCGCCCTAGTAGCCAGCTCAAGCTAGCTGGGGTCACTGCTGCATTCTGGAACTGGGGCGCCCCCTTGTGGCCATCTCCGAAAATGACATCTCTAGACAGCCAGGGACACTCCACTCCCCTGGCATCGAGGACCGAGAAATAGCGTTCCAGTTATCCAGCAAACAGGCACATAGCCAGAGGAGCCATGGGTGAAAATCTCAAGCTCCTTTTTGTTGGTCAGGGCAGGGATGTGTGTGTTGAAGCTCCAGCCAGTTCTTATGACATCTTTGAGTTAGAAAAAGCTGTGCCTTCTTGGGTGGCCGGAGTCCCCCACCAGGACACCATCCCCAGCAGGGCGCTCCTGTTCACAACCTACACCGCTTGGGGAGCAGCTCCGTGGACCGGCCTCTTCATCACCTGGGCCTGTTTTCTGTATCTCTTGGTCCATAGCTCCATCCAGCCTCAGAGCCCTCCCTTCTGCCTGAgcaccctctccctccacccttctccCATGTCTCCCCATTCTTGGAATCAAAGCATTTCCACCAGTAAAGAAAGACTGAAGCCAGCAGGAGGGTTTTATTAGATTTATTGAATGATCTCTGAGAAAAAGGGCCCAGGAGCAGGAGGGAtgagggaagacccagagagacagAGGACCAGGAAGCGAGCACCGCACCTCGGGGTCCCGGGCCAGAGCAACTGGGGGGAATTAAACCTGCCAGAACAGTGAACTCCTTTGATCTAGGGCAGAAATCCAGCTACTGCCCCATGCTGCCAGCCCTGATCTCAGCCTTGATCCCCATTCCCTGCCGGCAGCAGAACAGagaggcccccaccccacctctgcagTCATTCAGGACATTCCAGGGGGGCCAGCCCTCCCAGGTGATGGGGCCGTCGGTGTCACTCCCTCCTCCCTTAGGAGTGAGAGAGCATGAGCTCACTTCCCAGTGGGCATCAAGCGAAGACAGGGGAGCTGTGCCAGTCAGAATACACTAGAAATCCAGAGAAGGTGCTGTCTGTCTTGATGCTGGCATAGATGCCAATATAATCCCCCACGCCCACCTGTACCCACACCTGGTCTTCAGGCTCCAGCCTCACCATGGCGCCCCCGGAGAGCGAGGCTGGCTTGGGCCACCCCCCGAAGAACTGGAAGAAAGAGGCGATAGACTCGCCGTTCTTGACCAGATCAAACTGCAGACTAGCCCGGTAGACGGTGGCGTGGACGGCAAAGTAGTAGACCCCGGGCACCTGGCAGGTGAACTTGCCGGTGACGGCGTCGTAATGTCCCTGCTCGTTCACCAGCACGCGGTCGAAGGGTAGGGGCGCGTCCGATGGCGGGGGCACCCGGCTCTCAGAGCGCTTAGCGCTGAAGGCGGAGCGCGGAGGTACCGAGCATTCGCCCGCCGGCCCGGTTGCCCCCATGGGTCCCGCCTCTCCTCGCGGCCCGGGCTCCCCACGCGGCCCCGGGAGGCCTgcgggttggggggggggggggggaagcagaGCGGTTAGGGTGCGCCCGCCGCGGTCCTCCCGCACCCTCCCTCAGCCTCCCAGGCGCCCCTTCCCGGCTGGGGCCGCCCTGCGCCCCAGGGCCTCCATCCCCTCTTCCTGCAGGGCTTGGGGCGGATCTGAGGGTCCCAGGGGTTCCGGCTCCCCCGCTGAGTCACTCCTCTGCGCGCTCCCGGAGCCGACGGGGTCGGGCGGGGACGGGAGCGGCGCCCCCTGGCGTGAACCGCTAGCTCGGGACCCCGCGGGCAAGAGCCCGGCCGCGCTCACTGGGACGTCCCCACCGATCGCCGCCGAGGCGCCGCTTACCCGGCCTCCCGCCCTCGCCTTTCTCTCCCGGAGCCCCCGGCGTGCCATCGCGGCCGTCGCGGCCGTCGCGGCCCGGCAGGCCCTGGCTGCCGTGGTGGCCCGGCGTGCCGGGGAGGCCCGGTTGCCCCGGGCACAGGCTGGGGATCTTGTTGTCGTCCAGAGGGGCCGAGCCGGTCGCCAGGCCCAGGAGCAGCAGGGCGAGGAGCGGCCTCATGGCGCTGGCACGCGGAGCCCGGACGCCGCGGGCCTCTGGTCGTCTGTGGGCAGGGCAGGACGGGAGTCGGGACCAAGAATCCTGGGACCTGTCTCGGTCCCCACTCCCGGCGCGGTCGGCTCGGTCCCCACCCCACTGCCGTGTCCCTGAGCGAGGCTGAGTGGCCGCGTGGGGAAGAAGAAGAGGGGTCCCTACACCCGGGAACCTCTAAAGCCCCGCGCCGAGGGAAGGACAGACCggacctccctcctcctccagccccggCCGGCGCCCAGTCTTTCCCAcagtcccctcccccagccccatctcCCCGCCCCACTCACGCCCCTCCCGGCGCCGGGGGCTGCTCGCTGTCTCCGTGGCCTTCGGGGCTCTCGCTAATCCAGACCCTCCAGGTGACCCCAGCGCTGCCTTCCCTGCGCTTCGCTCCAGCCAGGCTCCCCCTGCCCCCGGTGTCTCCCTGGTCCTGTTCGTTCCTTGCCGGCTCCGCGGTGCTCCTCCCAGACTCCAAGAGGAAACCAGTTGCTCGGGGGCCAAGAGCCCAGGCCGGGAAATAGCAGGGAAATAACTCGTGGTGTCGCGCGGCGGCCGGCCAAAGtttgggggagagaggagggagaggttTGAGGCGGACACAGAGAGGCAGAACTGTGAGAGACAGACGCTCAGAGCATCCATAGCTCCAAGGAGCTGGAagcagagatgatgctgtgacagagACCAAGGATAAATCCAGGAGAAATAGAAGCTGAAAACTGAGGGTGGAGGGTTCTAGAGCAGCAGTAGACAACTGGATGGCCAGGGCTCAGAACAGGCCCTGCCACGTAACTAGACTCTAGATGACATtttctgttgaataaatgaaaatgtcagAAGGCGGGTGGTAGAGAGCCTGAAAAACCAGATGGGAGATGGGGAAGGCAGAAAACAGGAAGTCAAGGTCAGACCCTTGGGTGGGAAGGGCTCCAGATTGTCAGTGGTACAGCGTGGAGTCAGGCCAGCTGTTTGCAGCAGCTGGGGAAAGTAAAGGCATAGGCGAGGATGTGGGAAGGTGGGAGGGCTCCACTAGCGGCACTGAGgactcctcttcccctccctgggAGGACCCCGAGGTGAGGGGGATGGGCAGAGTTCCATGCTGGGCCCCTTCCCTTGCCCCCTTGCCTGCCCACCCTGATGGGCAAAAGAGGGTGTGTAACAGAGGGCAAGGGCCCCGCCTCAGGATCAGGGCTGGGCACAAGCCTCCAGGCCAGCTGCCTCAGGCAGCCTGTTGCAGTTGAAGGGCCAGGGGGTGCCCAATAGCGCCAGGCCAGACTGGCACTGGTGCTCTGCCTCCTGGCAGACAGAGCGGCAAGGGGGAAGGACGCTGCCTAGTGGGGTGCAGTGGGGCACCAGCAGCCCGCAAAGGAGCCTCCGGAAATTCTGGTAGCAGGGCAGGCTTGTCAGGCTctgtggaaggaagaggggagccCTCAGGCACCCAGCTCCCCAGTTTCCCTCCCTTCCTGGGGGCTCCTCCTTATCTCTGCCTGGAGCACCTTGTAACCTCTGAGGACCTCCACCACCTCTTCCTGGGTGGTCATGCCCACCCAGATGTTAGGGAAGGCCGTGGTGTTGTAGCTCAGACCGACGCACATCTCCACCTGGACAGGCTCACAGGCCAGctctgcagggaggggaggggagggtcacCCTGGGGAGCACTCCCTGCCTGTGTGACTGGGGACAAGTCACCTAATCACCCTTCATGGGTCAGATGGGGCTTGTTGTGAGAACCAAAGGAGGTaatatggaaagaaagtgaaagtgtcagtcgctcagtcgtgtctgactctgcgactccatggactgtagcccgccagcctcctctgtccacggaattctccaggcaagatcctggagtgggttgccattgtgaGAATCAAAGGAGCTAACACGGAGAGGTGCCTTATATACATGACAAGGGTTCCTGTTCTCGGGAGCCTACTCCAAGCATCTTTCGCCAGCCCCAGGCATCATGCAGGCACCTCTGTGATCTCGGGAAGCAAGGGTCACCAACATTGGCAGAACCACTAGCCATCTGGAAGGAATTCCCCTGGGCTCATCCACATCTGTGAGGTGGACCTCTCTGTGTGGCAAAGGCCAGACTGGTTCTTGAAGCCCCAACCATCGTCTCCAGATTCCCATTTGCTTTGGGGGTAACTCTAAATACTGTTGCCATGGCTGGGGGAGAATCCCTTCAGGATTTGGTGAAGTTGTTCAGAGTCTGAATAGGGGGCCCCCAGCCCCCATCAGGAAGGATGGGGTAACTACTGAGACACGTGCCCGTGGGTTTCTCTGGATGGGCACCCAGCCTTCCCAGGtctgccagccctgcccacagTGCCCTGGGGCAGGCTCCTCACCTGGGGTTGGGAACAAGGGGCTGCTGCAGTTGTCATCGGCGCAGTCTCGCCACGTGCTGCACATCCACTGCAGACTCTTACACCCTCCATCCTGGCAGGGGAACTCTCCGGGCCTACAGGGGCCTGCAGGCACGGGGgacatgtctgaatccccatggCCTTCACTGTGCCCAGACCAGGGTCTAGACCCCTTCCCCATTCTTCTGGAGGCGCCCC comes from Cervus elaphus chromosome 1, mCerEla1.1, whole genome shotgun sequence and encodes:
- the C1QTNF5 gene encoding complement C1q tumor necrosis factor-related protein 5, coding for MRPLLALLLLGLATGSAPLDDNKIPSLCPGQPGLPGTPGHHGSQGLPGRDGRDGRDGTPGAPGEKGEGGRPGLPGPRGEPGPRGEAGPMGATGPAGECSVPPRSAFSAKRSESRVPPPSDAPLPFDRVLVNEQGHYDAVTGKFTCQVPGVYYFAVHATVYRASLQFDLVKNGESIASFFQFFGGWPKPASLSGGAMVRLEPEDQVWVQVGVGDYIGIYASIKTDSTFSGFLVYSDWHSSPVFA